ACGGGTCAAACTGAGCTTGGCGCCCGTTTGCGTTTGGTCATACACATCGCTATAGAAACCGAGGTCGCGATGATACAGATCCACGCCCAAAGCGAGCTTGCGGTCCAGGAACCACGGCTCCACGAAGGATATCTGGTAATCTTGACGCTGAGTACCGATCTGGGTACGGATACGCATCTTCTGGCCGCCACCGGTGAAGTAAGGCGGATTGAAGAGGTCGAAGTTGCCCTGTGTCACCTCAGCAAAACCCACCACGGAATCCACCGAGCTGAAACCTGCACCCACGGTGAAGTTACCCGTGTTCTTCTCCTCGACACCAACCACGAGGTTCTTGCGGTTCGGCACATCGGTGGGCTCAGGGCGGGCATCCACCTTGCTGAAATAATCCAAGCCTTCGAGACGCTTCTCGCTCAGCTTCACACCCACCATGTCAAAGACTTCACCCGGTGCCACAGCCAGTTCACGACGGATGACCTTGTCCTTCGTCTTGACGTTGCCCTTGATCTCGATCTTCTCGATGAAGGATTTGTCCTTCTCCTCGATCTGATAGACGATGTCCATGTTACCCGTCTCGATGTTCGGCGTCTTACGGGCGAAGACATCCGTGTCGATAAAGCCTTTCTCACCGTAAAAATCCCGGATGGCCTCGATGTCCTTGGTCAATCCGCCCGGCGTAAAGTTCTCGCCGGTCTTCATCTTCAGGCGTTTCTCGATGTCCTCAGTAGGGAACAGGCTGTTACCCTTGAACTGCACCGAACCGGTCTTATACAGACGGCCTTCAAACACATCGAAAGTGATCGCCACCTTGCGATCGCTCACGGGGTCGAACTTCACATCATTGATGCGGAAGTCGATGTAACCGTTCTCACGGTAAAACTCTCCAAGTTTCTCCTTGTCTTCTTCGAAGACGTCATCTTTCAACGTGCCGCTGCCCGTCAACCAGGACAAGAACCAGCGCTCGCGGGTCTTGATGGTCTTGCGAAGTTTCTTCTGCTTGAACGCCTCGGCTCCGGCGAACGTCACTTCATCCACGCGGATCTTCGGTGCTTCCACGATCTTGAACGTGACCGTGCCACGGCCGGTGGCTTCATTCGGGATCACTTCATAGGTGACCTCTGATTTCTGGTAACCGGCTTTTTGATAGAGCTTCTTCAGCTCTTGGGCATCCTTGAACAGCTTCTGTTCATCCAGCGGCTCACCCACTTTGGAGGTGGTCTTGCGCTTGAGCTTGCTGACGCTCATCTTCTGGTTGCCCTCGTAGCGGATGTCCGTCACGGTCAGCTTGCCCATCACCACATATACCAGCTTCAGACCGTCCGTGGTGTTCTCTTCGGCCACACGGATGTTGTAGAAGAATCCCGTGGCGTAAAGGTTTCGCACGTCGTCATCCACTGCCGCGCGCATGAGCGGATCGCCCACTTTCACACGGATGTTGGATTTCACGAGTTCATCGCTGGCGGCCGGAGGACCGGCGTGACGTATCTCGATCTGTTTGACGATGGGACCAGTTTGCGCCGGAGCGTTTGGCACCCAATAGACCAGCAGCGCCAGCAAGATGCTGTAACGGCGCATTAAAGATTTGATTCGCATGTGTTATTCCGGCACGTCGTTATCACTGATGCGGGCGGCGCTCTCAAAACGCGTAAACCCTTTCAAAAATACTAGCGGCACATCGCCCGTCGGCCCGTTGCGCTGCTTGGCGATCAACAGGTTCACCGGCTTGCCTTCCGACTGTTCCTCACGCAACTGGGCGGCTTCCTCTTCCTCCGCCCGGTTCGGGTCGTATAAAAGACAGACCAAGTCGGCATCCTGCTCAATGGAACCTGACTCACGCAAGTCAGAGAGACGCGGCTTGCGGCTGCGGTCTTTTTCCAGATCACGATTGAGCTGGGCGAGCACTATCACCGGCACTTCCAGCTCCTTCGCCAAACCCTTGATACCACTGGAGATTTCAGCGATTTCCTGCTGCCGGTTCTGGTCGGTCCGGCGCGAAGTAGAATTTAGCAACTGGAGGTAGTCAATGACAAAGAGCTTGATGCCATGCTGCTGGTGCATCCGGCGTGCCCGCGCACGCAATTGAAGGATGGAAAGACCCGACGTATCATCAATCACCAGCTTCGATCCCGCAAGCTGTCCTGCTGCCGATGTGAGGGGCGCAAAATCCCGTTCCGCCAGGAAACCCTCACGCAAGTTGCGCAGGTTCACCCGCGCCCGGGAGCACAGCATACGCAGAACGAGAGATTCCGCGGTCATTTCCAAGCTGAACACCCCCACCCCGAGTTTTTGGTCCAGTGCGACGCTCTCAGCAATATTCATCGCCAAGGAGGTTTTACCCATAGAAGGACGGGCGGCGA
This genomic stretch from Verrucomicrobiia bacterium harbors:
- the bamA gene encoding outer membrane protein assembly factor BamA yields the protein MRIKSLMRRYSILLALLVYWVPNAPAQTGPIVKQIEIRHAGPPAASDELVKSNIRVKVGDPLMRAAVDDDVRNLYATGFFYNIRVAEENTTDGLKLVYVVMGKLTVTDIRYEGNQKMSVSKLKRKTTSKVGEPLDEQKLFKDAQELKKLYQKAGYQKSEVTYEVIPNEATGRGTVTFKIVEAPKIRVDEVTFAGAEAFKQKKLRKTIKTRERWFLSWLTGSGTLKDDVFEEDKEKLGEFYRENGYIDFRINDVKFDPVSDRKVAITFDVFEGRLYKTGSVQFKGNSLFPTEDIEKRLKMKTGENFTPGGLTKDIEAIRDFYGEKGFIDTDVFARKTPNIETGNMDIVYQIEEKDKSFIEKIEIKGNVKTKDKVIRRELAVAPGEVFDMVGVKLSEKRLEGLDYFSKVDARPEPTDVPNRKNLVVGVEEKNTGNFTVGAGFSSVDSVVGFAEVTQGNFDLFNPPYFTGGGQKMRIRTQIGTQRQDYQISFVEPWFLDRKLALGVDLYHRDLGFYSDVYDQTQTGAKLSLTRALGSDFLIGSVSYTIENVGIEITDRANASPVIIAEEGHRMVSKVGASIAYDTRNSTFLPNAGQRTELLTELAGGPFGMDTDYYRFEMKSAWYFKGFGEGHVLELSGRAGVVENYGDSPSVPLFDRWFLGGMYSLRGFDYREVGPKDVLGEPLGGETYWFGSAEYSIPIIDRLRMAFFYDAGMVYASAFSFSHSTFNSGFYNDNVGIGFRLNLPIGPLRLDYGIPLTSDPQNDSSGKFQFGVGYTRDF
- the dnaB gene encoding replicative DNA helicase encodes the protein MIDSLDDGSSLPSQETGDFKKSRRRKQAAIVDLSKLDRLPPHSIEAEQGVLGCMLIAPNDTIGTCLEKLKKGPESFYDLRHQMLYELLVTTYDKKEPIDLITITQTLRDNKQLEAVGGVAYLSSLMDAVPSAANLPYYADIVKEKHLLRRVISTFTQTVSNVYEFEGEIDKFLDEVEREVLKINEDRAVADQTSIKDLVHKAINTIEEFHARQGMLTGISTGFAQLDKMTTGMHPGEMVVIAARPSMGKTSLAMNIAESVALDQKLGVGVFSLEMTAESLVLRMLCSRARVNLRNLREGFLAERDFAPLTSAAGQLAGSKLVIDDTSGLSILQLRARARRMHQQHGIKLFVIDYLQLLNSTSRRTDQNRQQEIAEISSGIKGLAKELEVPVIVLAQLNRDLEKDRSRKPRLSDLRESGSIEQDADLVCLLYDPNRAEEEEAAQLREEQSEGKPVNLLIAKQRNGPTGDVPLVFLKGFTRFESAARISDNDVPE